One Gordonia sp. SID5947 genomic region harbors:
- a CDS encoding acyltransferase, which translates to MRGASPNHRSAPSAGAPGTLRLTEYPLRGVPWTSGVLGDRSEAGGRGIVTQDQQTQPPEPPQNPDETDSVATRFATPVEAAPQKPRDKHLYQIDFVRLVTFAAVILDHVLLGIATGTDVGAGALGLLLRYTRYSFFALTGFVLTYQYRDRELKPLTFWRRRYKLIGLPFVVWSLFYWVYGHYRAGGMTGLGDLVDSPDSVATSLKSIGYDLVTGNAWYHLYFLSVSMQIYAVFPLVLIVLRKTWGYHRYLLLVSFAAQATLMYMMVRPPLDFFTHGPQQTLWTHLVATILPYQFFVFAGCVAAMHYPAFQRFMIRWRLPLIAGAFVVIAITLLYYLHETNIGETIFRATNVFMLHNTFAYIAIIIILYCLGTVWQDRRTKGSIPDNFMRTAADRSFGIYLAHALALSELMPIIAEHRDLPTWPLILVAYVGTVAVTIFIVEVLRRSPISLITTGRSTIDWRTQNAGRSIAVATVAIALGVLLRVVFTALVGDLIVATGALLLASACLVFWRQRRAATAAL; encoded by the coding sequence GTGCGGGGTGCTTCACCGAACCACCGGTCCGCACCGTCCGCGGGGGCGCCGGGAACTCTCAGGTTGACCGAGTACCCTCTGCGCGGGGTCCCTTGGACATCTGGTGTCCTTGGTGACCGGAGTGAAGCGGGAGGCCGGGGCATCGTTACGCAGGATCAACAGACACAACCACCCGAGCCTCCGCAGAATCCGGACGAAACGGACAGTGTCGCAACACGATTCGCGACACCCGTAGAAGCAGCTCCCCAGAAGCCGCGCGACAAACACCTCTACCAGATCGATTTTGTCCGTTTGGTGACATTCGCCGCGGTCATCCTCGACCACGTCCTCCTCGGAATCGCGACGGGCACCGACGTCGGCGCCGGAGCCCTCGGACTTCTGCTGCGCTACACCAGGTACTCGTTCTTCGCGCTGACCGGCTTCGTCCTCACCTATCAATACCGCGACCGTGAACTGAAGCCGCTCACCTTCTGGCGGCGCCGGTACAAGCTGATCGGGTTGCCATTCGTGGTGTGGAGCCTCTTCTACTGGGTGTACGGCCACTATCGCGCAGGCGGCATGACCGGCCTGGGCGACCTGGTCGATTCGCCCGACTCCGTCGCGACGTCACTCAAGAGCATCGGCTATGACCTGGTCACCGGTAATGCGTGGTACCACTTGTACTTCTTGTCGGTGAGCATGCAGATATACGCGGTGTTCCCGCTCGTCCTCATCGTGCTGCGCAAGACGTGGGGATATCACCGCTATCTCCTACTCGTCAGCTTCGCGGCGCAGGCCACGTTGATGTACATGATGGTCCGGCCTCCCCTCGACTTCTTCACCCACGGACCGCAGCAAACCCTGTGGACGCATCTCGTCGCGACGATCCTGCCGTATCAGTTCTTCGTGTTCGCCGGATGTGTGGCGGCGATGCATTACCCGGCCTTCCAACGCTTCATGATCCGTTGGCGCCTACCGTTGATCGCGGGCGCGTTCGTCGTCATCGCGATCACCTTGCTCTACTACCTGCACGAGACGAACATCGGCGAGACCATCTTCCGGGCCACCAATGTGTTCATGCTGCACAACACATTCGCCTACATCGCGATCATCATCATCCTGTATTGCCTGGGGACGGTCTGGCAGGACCGCCGCACCAAGGGCTCCATACCCGACAACTTCATGCGGACCGCCGCCGACCGCTCGTTCGGCATCTATCTGGCACACGCGCTGGCGTTGAGCGAACTGATGCCCATCATCGCCGAGCATCGGGATCTTCCGACCTGGCCGCTGATCCTGGTCGCATACGTCGGCACGGTCGCCGTGACGATCTTCATCGTGGAGGTGCTGCGCCGCAGTCCGATCAGCCTGATCACCACCGGGCGCAGCACCATCGATTGGCGTACGCAGAATGCCGGACGATCGATCGCGGTGGCGACCGTCGCCATCGCCCTTGGTGTGCTGCTGAGGGTCGTGTTCACTGCGCTGGTCGGCGATCTCATCGTCGCGACCGGGGCTCTTCTGCTGGCCTCCGCCTGTCTGGTGTTCTGGCGTCAGCGCCGGGCCGCTACTGCAGCGCTCTGA
- a CDS encoding YciI family protein: MKYMLIMRATEEAATASADVDFTEIINAMGRFNEEMINAGVLAGGDGLSDPSEGFVVAFSDDDEPLVTDGPYGEIHELFNGFWILQVSSREEAVEWAKKAPLGRGSKLEVRRVTDETDFAEFEDNEYIQKEKGWREQLAAE; encoded by the coding sequence ATGAAGTACATGCTGATCATGCGAGCAACCGAAGAAGCCGCGACTGCCTCTGCGGACGTCGACTTCACGGAGATCATCAATGCGATGGGCCGCTTCAACGAGGAGATGATCAACGCCGGTGTCCTCGCGGGCGGCGACGGCCTCAGCGACCCGTCCGAGGGTTTTGTCGTGGCCTTCTCCGACGACGACGAACCGCTTGTCACCGACGGCCCGTACGGCGAGATCCACGAACTGTTCAACGGATTCTGGATTCTGCAGGTGTCCAGTCGTGAAGAGGCCGTCGAGTGGGCCAAGAAGGCGCCCCTCGGGCGCGGATCCAAACTCGAGGTCCGGCGGGTGACCGACGAGACCGACTTCGCCGAGTTCGAGGACAACGAATACATCCAGAAGGAGAAGGGCTGGCGCGAGCAGCTCGCGGCAGAGTGA
- a CDS encoding enoyl-CoA hydratase-related protein, with amino-acid sequence MTSEQTSSGLSAAEPEAVITIERDAEIAVIRLNRPDRLNAFTYQMGEEIKAALDRCDADDSIRAVVITGNGRAFCAGADLGGGATTFELEAPAPGEIPADSGGQLTLRIFESLKPVVMAINGAAAGVGVTMTLAADVRIASEDAKFGFVFAQRGLVPEACSTWFLPRLVGLPTALQWTMGAKMVPVAQAYERGLVQQVVPKEDVLATAIEVARDMTAGTAPVSVALTRQLLWRMAGAPSPRDAHEADSKAIYYRGTMPDVAEGVTSFLEKRPATFTDRVSTDLPQIF; translated from the coding sequence GTGACTTCAGAACAAACCTCGTCCGGCTTGTCCGCTGCCGAGCCGGAGGCCGTGATCACCATCGAGCGTGACGCCGAGATCGCGGTGATCCGACTCAACCGACCCGATCGGCTCAATGCCTTCACCTACCAGATGGGGGAGGAGATCAAGGCCGCCCTGGACAGGTGCGATGCCGACGACTCGATCCGGGCGGTGGTCATCACGGGCAACGGACGCGCCTTCTGCGCCGGTGCAGATCTCGGTGGCGGTGCCACCACCTTCGAACTCGAGGCGCCTGCCCCCGGCGAGATCCCGGCCGATTCCGGTGGGCAGCTGACCCTGCGGATCTTCGAATCGCTGAAGCCGGTCGTCATGGCGATCAACGGAGCGGCCGCGGGTGTCGGCGTCACGATGACGTTGGCCGCCGACGTCCGCATCGCTTCCGAGGATGCGAAGTTCGGTTTCGTGTTCGCCCAGCGAGGCCTGGTCCCCGAGGCGTGCTCCACGTGGTTCCTGCCGCGACTGGTCGGCCTGCCCACCGCACTGCAGTGGACGATGGGCGCCAAGATGGTGCCGGTGGCGCAAGCCTACGAGCGTGGCCTGGTGCAACAGGTGGTGCCCAAGGAGGATGTGCTGGCCACCGCGATCGAGGTGGCCAGGGACATGACGGCAGGCACCGCGCCGGTGTCGGTCGCGCTCACCCGACAGTTGTTGTGGCGGATGGCCGGTGCGCCGAGCCCCCGGGACGCCCACGAGGCCGATTCGAAGGCCATCTACTACCGCGGCACCATGCCCGACGTCGCCGAGGGGGTCACGTCGTTCCTCGAGAAGCGTCCCGCAACCTTCACCGATCGGGTGTCGACCGATTTGCCGCAGATCTTCTGA
- a CDS encoding SGNH/GDSL hydrolase family protein, protein MRRELVTRAATIAASVAAVAAVVVPGTAITETVSPPVTANAAGSGHTPKTYVALGSSYAAGPELSSTPRTPCMRSTDNYPHRVAEARGLRLVDVTCSGATTFDIVDRAQRGKTSEPQIAAVTPKTALVTITTGGNDLRYIGRLTAQSCGNAVQPAAAAMAERVCGGGRLPSPEPAPAAYREVERTIARTVEAIRARAPRARIVLVDYPPVIGDAATSCAGLPLTYAERVQTKRVFDGLAQATARAARSTGAVLVTASKAGAAHAVCSQHPWVYGFERGIFYHPNSAGKAAQARLILRALQ, encoded by the coding sequence ATGAGGCGTGAACTCGTGACCCGCGCGGCGACGATCGCCGCGTCCGTGGCCGCCGTGGCCGCCGTCGTGGTTCCCGGCACCGCCATCACCGAGACGGTCAGCCCGCCGGTGACGGCCAATGCCGCGGGATCCGGCCACACACCCAAGACGTATGTGGCACTGGGCAGTTCCTACGCCGCCGGGCCTGAGCTCTCGTCGACACCACGCACGCCCTGCATGCGGTCGACGGACAACTACCCGCACCGGGTTGCCGAGGCGCGGGGGCTGCGTCTGGTCGACGTGACCTGCTCCGGGGCCACGACCTTCGACATAGTCGACCGTGCGCAGCGTGGCAAGACCAGCGAGCCCCAGATCGCCGCGGTCACCCCGAAGACCGCGCTGGTGACCATCACGACCGGTGGAAACGACCTCCGCTACATCGGCCGACTGACCGCCCAAAGCTGCGGCAACGCCGTCCAACCCGCGGCGGCAGCGATGGCCGAACGCGTCTGCGGCGGTGGACGACTCCCTTCACCCGAGCCCGCTCCGGCCGCTTACCGCGAGGTGGAGCGAACCATCGCCCGAACCGTCGAGGCGATACGGGCGCGGGCACCGCGGGCCCGGATCGTCCTGGTCGACTATCCGCCGGTGATCGGGGACGCGGCGACGTCATGTGCCGGCCTACCGCTCACCTACGCCGAACGCGTGCAGACCAAACGCGTCTTCGACGGACTGGCGCAGGCCACCGCCCGCGCCGCGCGGTCCACCGGAGCCGTCCTCGTGACTGCCTCGAAAGCCGGTGCCGCGCACGCTGTCTGTTCGCAGCACCCGTGGGTGTACGGGTTCGAACGCGGGATCTTCTACCATCCCAACTCGGCGGGCAAGGCCGCGCAGGCGCGGTTGATACTCAGAGCGCTGCAGTAG
- a CDS encoding ATP-dependent Clp protease ATP-binding subunit: MFERFTDRARRVVVLAQEEARMLNHNYIGTEHILLGLIHEGEGVAAKALESLGISLEGVRSQVEEIIGQGQQAPSGHIPFTPRAKKVLELSLREALQLGHNYIGTEHILLGLIREGEGVAAQVLVKLGADLNRVRQQVIQLLSGYQGKEPQEAGTGGRSSEAGTPSTSLVLDQFGRNLTAAAAEAKLDPVIGREKEIERVMQVLSRRTKNNPVLIGEPGVGKTAVVEGLAQAIVNGQVPETLKDKQLYTLDLGSLVAGSRYRGDFEERLKKVLKEINTRGDIILFIDELHTLVGAGAAEGAIDAASILKPKLARGELQTIGATTLDEYRKYIEKDAALERRFQPVQVGEPSVEHTIEILKGLRDRYESHHRVSITDGALVAAATLADRYINDRFLPDKAIDLIDEAGARMRIRRMTAPPDLREFDERIADARKEKESAIDAQDFEKAANLRDKEKQLVAERAEREKQWRSGDMDVVAEVDDEQIAEVLGNWTGIPVFKLTEEETTRLLRMEDELHKRIIGQEDAVKAVSKAIRRTRAGLKDPKRPSGSFIFAGPSGVGKTELSKALANFLFGEDDALIQIDMGEFHDRFTASRLFGAPPGYVGYEEGGQLTEKVRRKPFSVVLFDEIEKAHSEIYNTLLQVLEDGRLTDGQGRTVDFKNTVLIFTSNLGTSDISKAVGLGFTSGDDSQSNYERMKLKVNDELKKHFRPEFLNRIDDVIVFHQLTRQEIIEMVDLMITRVETQLKNKDMAIELTDKAKGLLAKRGFDPVLGARPLRRTIQREIEDQLSEKILFNEIHAGQIILVDVEGWDGEDDGEDAKFVFTGSEKPREVPDAPAELTGAGDSKGETS; this comes from the coding sequence TCGCCGCCAAGGCACTCGAATCGCTCGGGATCTCGCTCGAGGGTGTTCGCAGCCAGGTCGAGGAGATCATCGGCCAGGGCCAGCAGGCGCCGTCGGGACACATCCCGTTCACGCCGCGTGCCAAGAAGGTCCTGGAGCTCTCGCTGCGCGAGGCGCTGCAACTCGGCCATAACTACATCGGCACGGAGCACATCCTCCTCGGCCTCATCCGAGAGGGCGAGGGCGTGGCCGCACAGGTGCTGGTGAAGCTCGGCGCCGACCTCAACCGGGTCCGCCAGCAGGTCATCCAGCTGCTCTCGGGCTACCAGGGCAAGGAGCCGCAGGAGGCCGGGACCGGCGGACGCAGCAGCGAGGCGGGCACCCCGTCGACGTCGCTGGTCCTCGACCAGTTCGGCCGCAACCTGACGGCAGCGGCCGCCGAGGCCAAACTCGACCCGGTCATCGGGCGCGAGAAAGAGATCGAGCGGGTCATGCAGGTGCTGTCACGACGCACCAAGAACAACCCGGTGCTGATCGGCGAGCCCGGCGTCGGCAAGACCGCCGTCGTCGAGGGCCTCGCCCAGGCGATCGTCAACGGCCAGGTGCCCGAGACGCTGAAGGACAAGCAGCTCTACACCCTCGACCTCGGGTCGCTGGTGGCGGGCAGCCGGTACCGCGGTGACTTCGAGGAACGCCTCAAGAAGGTGCTCAAGGAGATCAACACCCGCGGCGACATCATCCTGTTCATCGACGAGCTCCACACGCTGGTCGGTGCGGGTGCCGCCGAGGGCGCGATCGACGCCGCGTCGATCCTCAAGCCGAAGCTCGCCCGCGGCGAGCTGCAGACCATCGGCGCCACCACCCTCGACGAGTACCGCAAGTACATCGAGAAGGACGCGGCGCTCGAGCGCCGGTTCCAGCCGGTCCAGGTCGGCGAGCCGTCGGTCGAGCACACCATCGAGATCCTCAAGGGTCTGCGCGACCGCTACGAGTCGCATCACCGCGTCTCCATCACCGACGGTGCGCTGGTCGCGGCTGCGACGCTGGCCGATCGCTACATCAACGACCGGTTCCTGCCGGACAAGGCGATCGACCTCATCGACGAGGCGGGCGCGCGTATGCGTATCCGCCGGATGACCGCGCCGCCAGATCTCCGCGAGTTCGACGAGCGTATCGCCGACGCCCGCAAGGAGAAGGAATCGGCGATCGACGCACAGGACTTCGAGAAGGCCGCCAATCTCCGCGACAAGGAGAAGCAGCTGGTCGCCGAGCGGGCCGAGCGTGAGAAGCAATGGCGCAGCGGTGACATGGACGTCGTGGCCGAGGTCGACGACGAGCAGATCGCCGAGGTGCTGGGCAACTGGACCGGTATCCCGGTGTTCAAGCTCACCGAGGAGGAGACCACCCGTCTGCTCCGCATGGAGGACGAGCTGCACAAGCGGATCATCGGTCAGGAAGACGCCGTCAAGGCGGTGTCCAAGGCCATCCGTCGTACGCGTGCCGGTCTGAAGGACCCGAAGCGTCCGTCGGGCTCGTTCATCTTTGCCGGCCCGTCCGGTGTCGGTAAGACCGAGCTCTCCAAGGCCCTGGCGAACTTCCTGTTCGGCGAGGACGACGCCCTGATCCAGATCGACATGGGTGAGTTCCACGACCGGTTCACCGCCTCGCGTCTGTTCGGTGCGCCTCCCGGGTACGTCGGATACGAAGAGGGCGGCCAGCTCACCGAGAAGGTGCGCCGCAAGCCGTTCTCCGTGGTGCTGTTCGACGAGATCGAGAAGGCCCACTCGGAGATCTACAACACCCTGTTGCAGGTCCTCGAAGACGGTCGGCTCACCGACGGTCAGGGTCGCACGGTCGACTTCAAGAACACCGTGCTGATCTTCACCTCGAACCTCGGCACGAGCGACATCTCGAAGGCCGTCGGGCTGGGCTTCACCAGTGGTGACGACTCGCAGTCGAACTACGAGCGGATGAAGCTCAAGGTCAACGACGAGCTCAAGAAGCACTTCCGTCCGGAGTTCCTCAACCGTATCGACGACGTGATCGTGTTCCACCAGCTCACGCGTCAGGAGATCATCGAGATGGTCGACCTGATGATCACCCGCGTCGAGACCCAGCTGAAGAACAAGGACATGGCCATCGAGCTCACCGACAAGGCGAAGGGCCTGCTGGCCAAGCGCGGTTTCGATCCGGTGCTCGGTGCCCGGCCGCTGCGCCGCACCATCCAGCGTGAGATCGAGGATCAGCTCTCGGAGAAGATCCTGTTCAACGAGATCCATGCAGGCCAGATCATCCTGGTCGACGTCGAGGGCTGGGACGGCGAAGATGACGGCGAGGACGCCAAGTTCGTCTTCACCGGCTCGGAGAAGCCGCGTGAGGTTCCCGACGCACCGGCCGAACTGACCGGCGCCGGCGACAGCAAGGGCGAAACGAGCTAG